In Castanea sativa cultivar Marrone di Chiusa Pesio chromosome 6, ASM4071231v1, a single window of DNA contains:
- the LOC142640847 gene encoding transcription factor VOZ1-like, whose product MPKGSKSKCGSVSHQLLKEKAKNRVNDLEGMFTDLQSARKERRSNDIAVLEERVHQMLREWKSELNDPSPASSLVGGSLGSFSEELEQLLQHWGEEDDATSPLKELAPLKHEVDLQNFHDSDLTAFPEDCFISEQPKEDGFQGFDQCKAFASSVHNKVVNNSQFTNQLDSHQFNIPQDFEQITAVNNSNLSTQLECHQFDLHQDFDYGLLIGANDTEQCEQDTMPIIMPNICPPPSAFLGPKCALWDCFRPAQGSTLCQDYCSSGHAVLALNEGLPGMTPILRPGGISLKDGPLFSALSAKTHGKEVGIPKCEGAANTKSPWNAPELFDLAFLQGETIREWLFFDKSRRAFESGNRKQRSLPDHNGRGWHESRKQVMKEYGGQKRSYYMDPQPLNCREWHLYEYEISNHDACALYRLELKHVDEKKSPKGKLTNDSLADLQKKMGRLTAEGSPDNGHPIKSRTKVNKRPDAGNANFAQNQTTLNSEPLTDGLSAPRYNP is encoded by the exons ATGCCGAAGGGTTCTAAGAGCAAGTGTGGGTCCGTGTCGCACCAGCTCTTGAAGGAGAAGGCGAAGAACAGGGTGAATGATCTTGAAGGGATGTTCACTGACCTCCAATCTGCAAGGAAGGAGCGGCGATCTAATGACATTGCGGTTTTGGAGGAGCGAGTACATCAAATGTTGCGAGAGTGGAAATCCGAGCTCAATGATCCGTCCCCAGCTTCTTCTTTAGTT GGTGGTAGTCTTGGATCATTTTCAGAGGAATTAGAACAGCTATTGCAACACTGGGGTGAGGAAGATGATGCAACTAGTCCATTAAAAGAACTGGCACCATTGAAACATGAAGTTGATCTTCAAAACTTTCATGACAGCGATTTGACAGCATTTCCAgag GATTGTTTTATTAGTGAACAGCCCAAAGAGGATGGTTTTCAAGGTTTTGATCAATGCAAAGCCTTTGCTTCAAGCGTGCACAACAAGGTTGTTAATAACTCACAGTTTACAAATCAGTTGGATAGTCATCAGTTCAATATACCTCAGGACTTTGAGCAGATCACAGCGGTTAATAACTCAAATTTGAGTACTCAGTTGGAATGTCATCAGTTTGATTTACATCAAGACTTTGATTATGGGCTTCTCATTGGAGCCAATGACACTGAACAATGTGAACAGGATACTATGCCCATCATTATGCCAAATATCTGCCCTCCACCATCTGCTTTCTTGGGACCAAAATGTGCTCTATGGGATTGTTTCAGGCCTGCTCAAGGATCTACATTGTGCCAAGACTATTGCAGTAGTGGTCATGCTGTTCTAGCATTGAATGAGGGTCTCCCTGGCATGACTCCAATTTTGCGACCTGGAGGCATTAGTTTGAAGGATGGTCCATTATTTTCTGCTCTTAGTGCTAAGACACATGGAAAGGAAGTGGGCATCCCTAAATGTGAAGGTGCTGCTAATACAAAATCTCCATGGAATGCTCCAG AGCTATTCGATCTTGCTTTCCTTCAGGGTGAAACAATTAGGGAGTGGCTCTTTTTTGACAAGTCTAGAAGGGCATTTGAGAGTGGAAATAGAAAGCAGAGGTCATTGCCAGACCATAATGGACGTGGTTGGCATGAATCAAGGAAGCAGGTGATGAAGGAATATGGCGGGCAGAAGAGGTCCTATTACATGGATCCACAGCCTCTTAACTGTCGTGAATGGCATTTATATGAATATGAGATCAGCAACCATGATGCTTGTGCATTATATAGATTGGAACTCAAGCATGTTGATGAAAAGAAGAGTCCTAAAGGAAAATTGACAAATGATTCGCTTGCTGATCTGCAGAAGAAGATGGGAAGGCTCACTGCTGAAGGTTCTCCAGATAATGGACACCCCATTAAGAGCAGGACAAAGGTTAATAAAAGGCCTGATGCGGGAAATGCTAATTTTGCTCAAAATCAGACCACCTTGAACTCCGAACCGCTGACTGATGGTTTAAGCGCTCCACGATATAATCCATGA